One genomic window of Oscillospiraceae bacterium includes the following:
- the ftsH gene encoding ATP-dependent zinc metalloprotease FtsH: MKKEGVKDLGFYVVVILLVLGSIWLIMELTQPAKISYRSIIQYFRQEKVREFSIEGDTLHLLLADNGIPGEVVCDLYSVEYFREDLWDLIQEQDEKGVFKDYNLDKGFVPPWWLMILPYVLVIGVFFVLWYFMFNRGAGGDNKAMRFGRARTRLGSDEKKKITFADVAGADEEKEELKEIVEFLSHPKRFIDIGARIPKGVLLVGPPGTGKTLIARAVAGEAGVPFLSISGSDFVELYVGVGASRVRDLFEQAKKTSPSIVFIDEIDAVGRHRGAGMGGGHDEREQTLNQLLVEMDGFGNNEGVIVIAATNRPDILDPALLRPGRFDRQVFVGMPDIRGREAILKVHARGKPLDRDVSLENLAKTTPGFTGADLENLLNEAALLAARRSKKVIGNGELQDAMIKVIAGPEKKSKVISEKERRLTAYHEAGHAVVSRNLKTQDPIHHITIIPRGRAGGMTISLPQEDRSYASKSEMSEDIIVFMGGRAAEHLVLDDISTGASNDIERATKLARSMVVKYGMSDKIGPISFASEHEEVFLGRDFAHTRNYSEQVAAQIDEEIKSFIAAAYEKCEEILKANLSMLHKIATYLLEHETMDGDTFRACFEEADPTPA, from the coding sequence TTGAAAAAAGAAGGCGTGAAAGATCTCGGATTCTATGTGGTCGTCATCCTGCTGGTGCTGGGCAGTATCTGGCTGATCATGGAGCTGACGCAGCCCGCGAAGATCAGCTATCGGAGCATCATCCAGTATTTCCGACAGGAAAAAGTGCGGGAGTTTTCCATCGAGGGCGACACGCTCCATCTGTTGCTGGCAGACAATGGAATTCCCGGCGAAGTGGTGTGCGACCTCTACAGCGTGGAGTATTTCCGGGAGGACCTGTGGGACCTCATCCAGGAGCAGGATGAGAAGGGTGTTTTTAAGGACTACAATCTCGACAAGGGCTTTGTGCCGCCCTGGTGGCTGATGATTTTGCCCTATGTACTTGTCATCGGGGTCTTTTTTGTGCTGTGGTATTTCATGTTCAACCGGGGAGCCGGCGGCGACAACAAGGCCATGCGCTTTGGGCGCGCACGCACGCGGCTCGGCAGCGACGAGAAGAAAAAGATCACATTTGCCGACGTGGCCGGCGCCGACGAGGAAAAGGAGGAGCTCAAAGAGATTGTCGAGTTTTTGAGCCACCCCAAGCGCTTCATCGACATCGGCGCGCGCATCCCGAAGGGGGTGCTGCTGGTGGGCCCGCCGGGCACCGGCAAGACGTTGATCGCCCGCGCGGTGGCGGGGGAGGCCGGCGTGCCGTTTCTCTCCATCTCCGGCTCCGACTTTGTGGAACTCTATGTCGGCGTGGGCGCGTCGCGCGTGCGCGACCTGTTTGAGCAGGCGAAGAAGACGTCCCCGTCCATCGTGTTCATTGACGAGATCGACGCGGTGGGCCGGCACCGCGGCGCCGGCATGGGCGGCGGGCACGACGAGCGCGAACAGACGCTAAACCAGCTTCTCGTCGAGATGGACGGTTTTGGAAACAACGAGGGCGTCATCGTGATCGCCGCCACGAACCGCCCGGATATCCTGGACCCGGCGCTGCTGCGCCCCGGGCGCTTCGATCGCCAGGTGTTTGTCGGGATGCCGGACATCAGGGGCCGCGAAGCCATCTTAAAGGTCCACGCGCGCGGCAAGCCGCTGGACCGGGATGTAAGCCTTGAGAACCTGGCCAAGACGACGCCCGGGTTCACGGGCGCCGATCTTGAGAATCTGCTGAATGAGGCGGCGCTGCTGGCGGCCCGCCGCTCGAAGAAAGTCATTGGGAACGGCGAGTTGCAAGATGCGATGATCAAAGTGATCGCGGGCCCGGAAAAGAAATCCAAGGTCATCTCGGAGAAGGAGCGCCGGCTGACCGCGTACCACGAGGCCGGGCACGCGGTGGTGAGCCGCAACCTAAAGACGCAAGATCCGATCCACCACATCACGATCATCCCCCGGGGCCGGGCGGGCGGCATGACGATTTCCCTGCCCCAGGAGGACAGATCCTATGCTTCGAAGAGCGAGATGAGCGAGGACATCATCGTTTTCATGGGCGGCCGGGCGGCCGAACATCTCGTGCTGGACGACATTTCGACAGGTGCCTCGAACGACATCGAGCGTGCGACGAAGCTCGCGCGCAGCATGGTGGTCAAGTACGGCATGAGCGACAAGATAGGACCGATCAGCTTCGCCTCCGAGCACGAGGAGGTCTTTCTCGGCCGCGACTTTGCGCACACCCGCAACTATTCCGAACAGGTGGCGGCTCAGATCGACGAGGAGATCAAGTCGTTCATCGCCGCCGCGTACGAGAAGTGCGAGGAGATTCTGAAAGCCAACCTGTCGATGCTCCACAAGATCGCCACTTATTTATTGGAGCACGAGACCATGGACGGAGACACCTTCCGCGCCTGTTTCGAAGAAGCCGACCCCACGCCGGCGTAA
- a CDS encoding S8 family serine peptidase, producing the protein MRQIRTLTIALLALVQILTLGLWPAAPGAAAAEAENVSAAAPGESAERYVLKLQAGAVWPADLFDGPGGAPALIPYTDDLYVADTWAQVIALVRAGLVEFFAKDEPLRLLEGIETGAGQYRRAVGIDALWDAGYDGTGVTVAVVDSGVYAGHEDLDAGRFDGANFIGYQAGASPARDYGVDATGHGTFVSGVISAVRDNGVGVDGLAGGARLLIARCFPEKGIQTSEVLAAIGYAVAQNADVINMSFGGAGSSVAALMRVLLEEARRKGIILVAAAGNDGVGGEVQYPAGSDGVIGVGMVDAQGRVSGQSTQNRTVDVTAPGLGMAGLGTEAPNHYITGSGTSYAAPVVAALAALARQADAGLDGEDFLALLKESAEDRGAPGYDEGYGWGVVVGARLLAALERARAIRYETDGGRIEGTAGADYSTVYTVARDADARLPASVTRAGSLFAGWYDNPDGAGAPLTAVPPGTVSDVTYYARWVDVSDEFDAVVARLRVDGVSAERTGETAFHAVLPAGTDLAGLTAQEIEIEPANAQTTFSVPETADGGVTWTFSGSLPSGGGTHYTLTVGLSDVPRPEAGPDVTGAAAPASLDEKTPAAPFQCELTGAFRGVTGGTVYEVTGSDGAGAARIDGTKLIYTPAPLEAGRTVTLLVRAQTGSFAARSDLRVTVTVGALPVSDAMLSPTEGVYDRAASGAAGMTVLAAFYGHRLVAVERAGTALVSGADYREEPTIGEIRPVTLTDAFLRGLPDGVHTLVFWFSGGRTEAARSVPFVLTVRGGENPSEGTKAPPGGPADRPSLTRPAPAVIAEESEEDASAPPDESEADETAGTSDAPPPFGDVTVGDWFCDDVRYLYERGLMVGTAAGRFTPHASMTRGMLVTVLGRLAGADAARHGENHFDDVSDGRYDAPYIEWARAVGIVLGVGGARFVPDRAVTRQEAAVILLRYLQFAGLRLPETAAPGPFTDEARIAGYAREAVAALIAGGVITGRPGPRFDPGGTATRAEVAAMLHRLCTMTEAR; encoded by the coding sequence ATGAGACAGATACGAACCCTGACGATCGCGCTTCTTGCGCTGGTTCAGATCCTGACCCTCGGTCTCTGGCCGGCCGCGCCGGGCGCGGCGGCGGCGGAGGCCGAGAACGTCTCCGCGGCGGCGCCCGGGGAGAGTGCCGAGCGGTATGTCCTCAAGCTTCAGGCGGGCGCGGTTTGGCCGGCGGACCTGTTTGACGGACCGGGCGGCGCGCCGGCGCTTATCCCGTATACGGACGATTTGTATGTGGCGGACACCTGGGCGCAGGTGATCGCCCTGGTGCGCGCGGGTCTTGTCGAGTTCTTTGCGAAGGACGAACCGCTTCGGCTGCTGGAAGGGATCGAGACCGGCGCGGGGCAGTACCGGCGGGCGGTCGGCATAGATGCGCTGTGGGACGCGGGGTATGACGGGACGGGCGTCACGGTGGCGGTGGTGGACTCGGGCGTATACGCCGGACACGAGGACCTGGACGCCGGACGTTTTGACGGCGCCAACTTCATCGGATACCAGGCGGGTGCGTCGCCCGCGAGAGACTACGGCGTCGACGCGACGGGCCACGGCACCTTTGTGAGCGGCGTCATCTCGGCGGTCCGAGACAACGGCGTCGGTGTGGACGGCCTCGCCGGCGGAGCGCGTCTGCTCATCGCGCGGTGTTTCCCGGAGAAAGGCATACAGACGAGCGAGGTCTTGGCGGCCATCGGCTACGCGGTGGCGCAGAACGCGGACGTTATCAACATGAGTTTCGGCGGGGCGGGTTCGAGTGTGGCGGCTCTCATGCGCGTGCTGTTGGAGGAGGCGCGGCGCAAGGGGATCATCTTGGTCGCGGCCGCCGGCAACGACGGCGTCGGCGGCGAGGTCCAATACCCGGCCGGCAGTGACGGCGTGATCGGCGTCGGCATGGTGGATGCGCAGGGCCGTGTATCGGGGCAGTCCACGCAAAACCGCACGGTGGACGTCACGGCCCCCGGTCTCGGGATGGCAGGCCTCGGGACCGAGGCGCCGAATCACTACATCACGGGCAGCGGCACGTCGTATGCGGCGCCCGTGGTCGCGGCGCTGGCGGCGCTGGCGCGCCAAGCGGACGCGGGTCTCGACGGCGAGGATTTTTTGGCGCTTCTCAAAGAGAGCGCCGAGGACAGGGGCGCCCCCGGTTACGATGAGGGTTACGGTTGGGGGGTCGTCGTCGGCGCGCGCCTGCTGGCCGCGCTGGAGCGGGCGCGGGCGATCCGCTACGAGACGGACGGCGGCCGCATCGAGGGGACAGCGGGTGCGGATTACAGCACGGTGTATACCGTCGCCCGCGACGCCGACGCCCGGCTGCCGGCGTCGGTGACGCGGGCAGGCAGCCTGTTCGCCGGCTGGTACGACAACCCGGACGGCGCGGGCGCGCCGCTGACCGCCGTGCCGCCGGGCACGGTGAGCGATGTCACCTACTACGCGCGGTGGGTCGATGTGTCCGATGAGTTCGACGCGGTAGTGGCGCGGCTGCGCGTCGACGGCGTGTCCGCAGAGCGGACAGGGGAGACGGCCTTTCACGCCGTCCTGCCCGCGGGGACGGACCTGGCCGGTCTCACGGCGCAGGAGATCGAAATAGAACCGGCGAACGCGCAGACCACGTTCTCCGTGCCCGAGACGGCGGACGGCGGTGTCACTTGGACGTTTTCGGGCAGCCTGCCGTCCGGCGGCGGCACGCACTACACGCTGACGGTCGGCCTCTCCGACGTACCCCGGCCCGAGGCCGGACCCGATGTGACGGGCGCGGCGGCGCCGGCCTCGCTGGATGAAAAGACGCCGGCGGCGCCCTTTCAGTGCGAATTGACCGGAGCGTTTCGCGGCGTGACCGGCGGCACGGTATATGAAGTGACCGGCTCCGACGGCGCGGGCGCGGCGCGGATCGACGGGACAAAGCTCATCTACACACCGGCGCCTTTGGAGGCGGGTCGGACGGTTACGCTGCTTGTCCGGGCGCAGACGGGATCGTTTGCCGCGCGAAGCGACCTGCGCGTCACGGTCACGGTGGGCGCGCTGCCTGTGAGTGACGCAATGCTCAGCCCGACGGAGGGCGTCTATGACAGGGCGGCGTCGGGGGCGGCCGGGATGACAGTTCTCGCCGCGTTCTACGGCCACCGACTGGTGGCCGTAGAACGCGCGGGCACGGCGCTCGTCTCCGGCGCGGATTACCGGGAGGAGCCTACGATTGGGGAGATTCGACCGGTGACGCTCACGGATGCGTTTTTGCGAGGCCTGCCCGATGGTGTGCATACGCTGGTGTTTTGGTTCAGCGGCGGACGCACGGAGGCGGCCCGGTCGGTTCCGTTTGTCCTCACGGTGCGCGGAGGGGAGAATCCGTCCGAGGGGACCAAAGCGCCGCCCGGCGGCCCTGCGGACCGGCCCTCCCTGACGCGGCCGGCGCCCGCTGTCATAGCGGAAGAGAGCGAGGAAGACGCGTCCGCGCCGCCCGACGAATCCGAAGCGGACGAGACGGCCGGCACGTCCGATGCGCCGCCGCCGTTCGGCGACGTCACGGTGGGCGACTGGTTCTGCGACGACGTGCGCTATCTGTACGAGCGCGGCCTGATGGTGGGCACCGCCGCCGGGCGGTTCACGCCGCACGCGTCGATGACGCGCGGCATGTTGGTCACGGTGCTCGGCCGGTTGGCCGGCGCGGACGCCGCGCGTCACGGGGAAAATCATTTCGACGACGTGTCGGACGGGCGCTACGACGCGCCCTACATCGAGTGGGCGCGGGCCGTCGGCATAGTTCTCGGCGTCGGCGGTGCCCGGTTTGTGCCGGACCGGGCCGTCACACGTCAGGAGGCGGCGGTGATTCTGCTGCGGTACCTGCAGTTTGCCGGCTTGCGCCTGCCGGAGACGGCGGCGCCCGGTCCGTTCACGGATGAGGCCCGCATCGCCGGATACGCGCGGGAAGCCGTTGCGGCGCTCATCG